A genomic region of uncultured Methanobrevibacter sp. contains the following coding sequences:
- the cfbC gene encoding Ni-sirohydrochlorin a,c-diamide reductive cyclase ATP-dependent reductase subunit, with protein MVKKIAIYGKGGIGKSTTVANLSAVWANDDLNCLVIGCDPKADTTRTLYGKRIPTVVNTLKDNRKPEKEDLVFTGFKNIQCVESGGPEPGVGCAGRGVIVAMKRLEQLGIFDEDLDVVVYDVLGDVVCGGFSVPLREKYADEVLIVTSGEYMALYAANNIVKGVKKLKGNLSGIVCNCRNVDNEEQIVNDFAKRIGTHVIGTIHRSNLIQDAELDAKTVVEKYPESDETQEYRDLASSIMGNEKTSTPEPMEDTEFEEFFKSYL; from the coding sequence ATGGTTAAGAAAATAGCTATTTATGGAAAGGGCGGAATAGGAAAAAGTACTACTGTAGCTAATTTATCGGCTGTATGGGCAAATGATGATTTAAATTGCCTTGTAATTGGTTGCGATCCAAAGGCTGATACTACACGCACATTATACGGTAAAAGAATCCCTACTGTAGTCAACACATTAAAGGATAATCGAAAACCTGAAAAAGAGGATTTGGTGTTTACCGGTTTTAAAAACATACAATGTGTTGAAAGCGGTGGTCCTGAACCTGGTGTTGGCTGTGCAGGACGTGGTGTAATTGTGGCTATGAAACGTCTGGAACAGTTGGGGATTTTTGATGAGGATTTGGATGTTGTTGTGTATGATGTTTTAGGCGATGTTGTTTGCGGTGGTTTTTCCGTGCCTTTGCGTGAAAAATATGCTGACGAAGTATTGATTGTTACTTCTGGTGAATATATGGCATTATATGCGGCAAATAATATTGTGAAAGGTGTTAAAAAGCTCAAAGGTAATTTAAGTGGTATTGTTTGTAACTGTCGTAATGTTGATAATGAAGAGCAAATTGTCAACGACTTTGCCAAAAGAATTGGAACACATGTTATTGGTACTATTCATAGAAGTAATTTAATTCAAGATGCTGAATTAGATGCAAAAACCGTTGTAGAAAAATATCCTGAAAGTGATGAAACACAAGAATACAGAGACCTTGCTTCAAGTATTATGGGTAATGAAAAGACTTCAACTCCAGAACCGATGGAAGATACTGAATTCGAAGAATTCTTTAAATCATATTTGTAA
- a CDS encoding methylated-DNA--[protein]-cysteine S-methyltransferase yields MYYSTDYESPLGEMLIVSDGEAICGVWFYGQKHFKSTVIGKTIHDDGLSIFKKAKQWFEDYFNGKNPQINFQLKPEGSKFRQKVWKILSEIPYGETLTYGEIASKISPNMSAQAVGGAVGHNPISILIPCHRVLGSDGKLTGYAAGLDKKIELLKIENISTCR; encoded by the coding sequence ATGTATTATTCAACTGATTATGAATCACCCCTTGGAGAAATGCTGATTGTAAGTGATGGTGAAGCTATTTGTGGGGTTTGGTTTTACGGTCAAAAACATTTTAAATCAACAGTCATTGGCAAAACAATTCATGATGATGGCTTGTCTATTTTTAAAAAGGCAAAACAATGGTTTGAAGATTATTTTAATGGTAAAAATCCACAAATTAATTTCCAGTTGAAACCTGAAGGCAGCAAATTCAGGCAAAAGGTTTGGAAAATCCTATCTGAAATTCCATATGGTGAAACATTGACTTATGGTGAAATAGCATCCAAAATTTCACCTAACATGTCTGCTCAAGCTGTCGGCGGTGCAGTAGGCCACAACCCAATATCCATTTTGATTCCATGCCACCGAGTGCTTGGCAGTGATGGAAAATTAACCGGTTATGCTGCAGGTTTGGACAAAAAAATTGAATTGCTAAAAATAGAAAATATTTCAACATGTCGGTGA
- a CDS encoding YgjV family protein, whose translation MDLPINIVIGNAISLIAGIFIILSMWVNDEKKAYKYQFLNAFILMISSIFFFSWTGVVTMAIAASRNAMVYNDKLTFKWTIFFIVISIVIGLLVNTMGFVGILPILAIVQITLCNYYLKNIKTIKIGFIVNSAIYIVYFLAIWDFSSTIIETITALIGLISLFKLVFYDSKENDDVKSIDDEGY comes from the coding sequence ATGGATTTGCCAATCAATATTGTCATAGGTAATGCAATCTCATTAATTGCAGGCATTTTCATCATATTGAGCATGTGGGTTAATGATGAAAAGAAAGCATACAAATACCAATTTCTTAATGCTTTTATTTTAATGATTTCATCAATATTTTTCTTCTCCTGGACTGGAGTTGTAACCATGGCAATTGCCGCATCAAGAAATGCAATGGTTTATAATGATAAATTAACATTTAAATGGACAATATTTTTCATTGTTATTTCAATCGTAATTGGACTTTTGGTAAATACGATGGGTTTTGTTGGAATATTGCCTATTTTGGCTATTGTTCAAATTACTCTGTGCAACTATTATCTAAAAAATATTAAGACAATCAAGATTGGCTTTATTGTAAATAGTGCAATTTATATAGTTTATTTTTTAGCTATCTGGGATTTCTCTTCAACTATTATAGAAACAATAACTGCTTTAATTGGATTAATATCCTTGTTTAAGTTAGTTTTCTATGATTCAAAAGAAAATGATGATGTCAAGTCCATTGACGATGAGGGATATTAA
- a CDS encoding HAD family hydrolase produces the protein MKRLAIFDFDGTLFDSVHDVIICFNKALSMNGFPTLTREEYIERLGGNIDEIVSLILKDKNSKENIELIKKDYQKLYDESNKDNTLPFQNSLEVLKELQERNILLAINSNRTTDSIKYFVSNFFKEIDFVSIEGHDPDFPSKPDPYGVNNIIKKAGVSLDEVVYIGDSKTDIKTAKNAKIDCILVSWGYGSKKEYEDKYILEVIDDMYQLLDFFD, from the coding sequence ATGAAAAGACTTGCTATTTTTGACTTTGATGGAACATTGTTTGATTCGGTTCATGATGTTATTATTTGCTTTAACAAGGCATTGTCAATGAATGGTTTTCCTACATTAACCCGTGAGGAATATATTGAAAGGTTGGGTGGAAATATCGATGAAATCGTTTCATTAATTTTGAAAGATAAAAATTCAAAAGAAAACATTGAATTGATCAAAAAAGATTATCAAAAACTTTATGATGAGTCTAATAAGGATAATACATTGCCATTTCAAAATTCTTTAGAAGTTTTAAAAGAATTGCAGGAAAGAAATATTCTATTGGCCATCAATTCGAATAGAACAACAGATTCAATAAAATATTTTGTATCTAACTTCTTTAAAGAAATTGATTTTGTCTCAATTGAGGGTCACGACCCTGATTTTCCTTCAAAACCAGATCCTTATGGCGTAAATAATATAATTAAAAAGGCAGGTGTTAGTTTGGATGAGGTGGTTTATATTGGCGATTCTAAAACTGACATCAAAACAGCTAAAAATGCAAAAATAGATTGTATACTGGTAAGTTGGGGTTATGGCAGTAAAAAAGAATATGAAGATAAATATATTTTAGAAGTAATTGATGATATGTATCAATTACTTGATTTCTTTGATTAA
- a CDS encoding pectate lyase-like adhesive domain-containing protein, which produces MIKKLLITISVIIFICLSTSCVFANENVTDNDYVGTYSELKQEISSSNDYINLTKDYVYNDSEDNLEFSKSLTIEGNNHTLDNSNSTFDINTENNELDLTIKNVNFKNLIITEKSIKHPYNITLINCNLIPKEYNHFIMAECYYSNVTYSGNISLIVKKVAKLIVGESTGIDAIKKIAIWISKNTKHERKAGFYQTPESTLLRLTGNCCSLTDLFFHMCDAMNLMENHTFYYVHVGTLKFRERHFFAIIDNFLVDVGLKYPWKNAAFYNRTILNITPYPILPIPREY; this is translated from the coding sequence ATTAAAAAATTATTAATCACTATTTCAGTAATAATATTTATTTGCCTATCAACTTCATGTGTTTTTGCAAATGAAAATGTTACAGATAATGATTATGTTGGAACTTATAGTGAATTGAAACAGGAAATTTCAAGTTCAAATGATTATATAAACCTAACAAAAGATTATGTCTACAACGATTCAGAAGACAATTTAGAATTTTCCAAATCCCTAACCATTGAAGGAAATAATCATACTCTAGATAACTCTAATTCAACATTCGACATAAATACTGAGAATAATGAATTAGATTTAACTATTAAAAATGTTAACTTTAAAAATTTAATAATTACTGAAAAAAGCATTAAACATCCATACAACATTACATTAATTAACTGTAATTTAATTCCAAAAGAATATAATCATTTTATTATGGCAGAATGTTACTATTCAAATGTTACATACTCAGGAAATATATCCCTAATAGTAAAAAAAGTCGCCAAATTAATTGTTGGGGAATCTACTGGAATTGATGCCATTAAAAAAATTGCAATATGGATCAGTAAAAATACAAAGCATGAAAGAAAAGCTGGTTTTTACCAAACCCCTGAATCAACACTATTAAGATTGACCGGAAATTGCTGCAGTTTAACTGATTTGTTTTTCCACATGTGCGATGCAATGAATCTTATGGAAAACCATACCTTTTATTATGTTCATGTTGGGACTTTAAAATTTAGGGAAAGACACTTCTTTGCAATTATAGATAATTTCCTTGTTGATGTCGGTTTGAAATATCCTTGGAAAAATGCGGCTTTTTATAATAGAACTATACTTAATATAACACCATATCCAATCTTACCAATTCCAAGAGAATATTAA